A genomic region of Acidobacteriota bacterium contains the following coding sequences:
- a CDS encoding type II toxin-antitoxin system VapB family antitoxin, giving the protein MGRTNLVIDDNLLDIVMRRYNIHTKTEAVDVALRHLAGQPMTTAEALAMRGSIPDYQVPEDRGPR; this is encoded by the coding sequence ATGGGTAGAACCAATCTTGTCATCGATGACAACTTGCTGGACATAGTCATGCGCCGATACAACATTCACACAAAGACCGAAGCAGTGGACGTAGCGCTTCGGCACCTCGCCGGTCAACCGATGACGACCGCCGAAGCACTCGCCATGCGTGGTTCAATTCCGGATTATCAGGTACCCGAGGACCGAGGCCCACGGTGA
- a CDS encoding PIN domain nuclease, whose protein sequence is MILVDTSAWVEYVRGTGSDVDTRVAGLIADGADIAVTEPVLMELLAGATDENHWSQLRRLLTSFTWIPINATGDFEGAATLYRSLRSAGITPRGLIDCMVAVIALRSGAAILATDKDFARIASVVPLQLDIATTT, encoded by the coding sequence GTGATCCTTGTCGACACGTCGGCATGGGTCGAATACGTTCGAGGTACAGGATCGGACGTCGACACCCGAGTGGCGGGATTGATAGCCGACGGCGCCGACATCGCCGTCACCGAGCCCGTTCTTATGGAGCTCCTTGCAGGCGCAACAGACGAGAACCACTGGTCGCAATTGAGAAGGCTTCTCACGTCTTTTACGTGGATTCCCATTAACGCGACCGGCGATTTCGAAGGTGCAGCCACCCTGTATCGGTCGCTTCGGTCAGCTGGGATCACACCACGCGGGTTGATCGATTGCATGGTCGCGGTGATCGCGTTGCGCAGCGGAGCCGCCATCCTGGCCACAGACAAAGACTTCGCCAGAATCGCCAGTGTCGTCCCCCTACAACTCGATATCGCCACGACGACCTGA
- a CDS encoding nitroreductase family deazaflavin-dependent oxidoreductase, whose translation MEKNTVKRLSALHVFLFRATGGRIGKRLVNNDMLLLTTTGTKTATPHIVPLLYLRDGERYVIIASWGGRPTNPQWYRNLLAHPEATIQILSKKINITARTANTQERARLWPRVIAAYHGYSEYESRTTREIPVVILAPQ comes from the coding sequence GTGGAAAAGAACACGGTCAAACGGCTCTCCGCATTACACGTGTTTCTGTTTCGGGCCACTGGGGGACGAATAGGAAAACGGCTTGTCAACAACGACATGCTGCTGCTCACCACGACCGGCACCAAAACTGCCACACCACACATAGTCCCGTTGCTGTATCTGCGCGATGGCGAACGGTACGTGATCATTGCCTCGTGGGGAGGCAGACCAACCAACCCACAGTGGTATCGCAACCTCTTGGCCCACCCCGAAGCCACGATCCAGATCCTCAGCAAGAAGATCAATATCACCGCCCGAACTGCGAACACGCAAGAGCGCGCTCGACTCTGGCCGCGAGTCATCGCCGCGTACCACGGCTACTCAGAATACGAATCAAGAACCACCCGGGAAATCCCCGTCGTCATCCTCGCCCCCCAATAG
- a CDS encoding IclR family transcriptional regulator, with the protein MAAPKTVAKALGLLEIVRLNPGLRVSELAIASGVPMPTCSRLLAALTDARLIRRRNGRFELGPHCLALAESFREVFNLDRDARTHLEHLASLTGETAHIGVIDDLECVYVDKVDSPRSIRMYSKVGARSPLHSTGIGKALLSASPEDLLARVCAAGLTRRTPNTITDPDQLSDEMRAIRMRGYAIDDVENEDGIRCVAAPVRGPDGMAVAAVSVAGPATRLVPSLVPEISVQVMSAADDLAGLVGFTGKPLSVSTV; encoded by the coding sequence ATGGCCGCCCCCAAGACAGTTGCTAAAGCACTTGGATTGCTTGAGATCGTGCGTTTGAATCCGGGGCTGCGTGTTAGCGAGCTGGCGATCGCTTCTGGTGTGCCAATGCCGACCTGCTCCCGTTTGCTTGCCGCTTTGACCGATGCTCGATTGATACGCCGGAGGAACGGTCGATTTGAGTTAGGCCCACATTGTTTGGCGCTCGCAGAGAGCTTTCGTGAGGTATTCAACCTTGATCGGGACGCCCGCACACATCTCGAGCATCTAGCGAGCCTCACAGGCGAGACCGCGCATATTGGCGTGATCGACGACCTCGAGTGTGTTTATGTCGATAAGGTCGATTCGCCCCGATCGATTCGAATGTATAGCAAAGTGGGTGCTCGATCGCCCCTTCACTCGACAGGAATCGGGAAGGCGCTTCTGAGCGCGTCGCCCGAAGATTTGCTGGCTCGCGTTTGTGCCGCGGGACTCACCCGTCGGACCCCAAACACGATTACGGACCCCGATCAGCTCAGCGACGAGATGAGGGCTATCCGAATGCGTGGTTATGCTATTGACGACGTTGAGAACGAGGACGGGATACGGTGCGTGGCGGCTCCGGTGCGTGGACCCGACGGTATGGCGGTCGCCGCGGTCAGTGTTGCTGGCCCAGCGACGCGGCTGGTCCCGAGCCTCGTACCCGAGATCAGCGTTCAGGTGATGTCGGCGGCCGACGATCTGGCGGGCCTTGTCGGTTTCACCGGTAAGCCCCTCTCGGTTTCGACCGTATGA
- a CDS encoding sugar kinase, with protein MTVSFYDHLVGYGEAMVRLSTPVGETLELAPTLSAHVGGAELNGLITATVCGMPGTWISAVGDDTAGRRITRHVEAFGVGHRLQIINGARTGLYFVEIASYPRPTRVFYDRVGSAASQLDRGMIDWGDLLGPTSCFYSTGVTAAISESSRASLEEAFEYAAEVGATVAFDINYRSKLWSKDDAYDWMNHILPVIDILSVSNSDLDALGLRSDNLTAAREALGVAILLVTTKRRSAASITVTVRAIQADSSYETSGEALVVDPFGAGDAMMGAFLARLPATGLEAAVDSALGAALSAYGLYGDAMSVDPTTPACAREILR; from the coding sequence TTGACGGTTTCGTTCTATGACCACCTCGTTGGATACGGCGAGGCCATGGTGCGGCTCTCCACTCCCGTCGGGGAGACGCTAGAGCTGGCCCCCACGCTGTCAGCGCACGTAGGCGGCGCCGAACTCAATGGGCTTATTACGGCAACGGTCTGCGGAATGCCAGGCACGTGGATTTCAGCAGTCGGCGATGACACGGCGGGACGTCGAATTACACGCCATGTGGAAGCCTTCGGTGTTGGGCACCGACTCCAGATTATCAACGGTGCTCGAACAGGGCTCTACTTTGTGGAGATCGCGTCTTATCCAAGGCCGACAAGAGTCTTCTACGACCGCGTCGGCTCAGCGGCCTCCCAACTCGACCGGGGAATGATCGATTGGGGCGACTTGCTGGGGCCAACCTCCTGCTTTTACTCAACAGGCGTTACCGCAGCGATTTCAGAAAGCTCTCGGGCTTCGCTCGAGGAGGCTTTCGAATATGCGGCGGAGGTAGGGGCGACGGTCGCGTTCGACATCAATTACCGCAGCAAACTCTGGTCCAAAGACGACGCCTACGACTGGATGAATCATATCTTGCCGGTTATCGACATTCTGTCAGTGAGCAACTCTGATCTCGATGCTTTGGGCTTACGGTCCGACAACCTCACGGCAGCCCGAGAGGCGTTGGGAGTCGCAATACTCCTGGTCACCACGAAACGTCGGAGTGCCGCATCCATCACAGTGACCGTCCGCGCGATTCAAGCCGATAGCTCCTACGAAACGTCAGGAGAGGCTCTAGTGGTTGACCCGTTCGGCGCTGGCGACGCGATGATGGGTGCGTTTCTCGCTCGCCTTCCCGCAACGGGGCTGGAGGCGGCGGTCGACAGTGCGTTGGGTGCCGCCTTGAGCGCCTATGGGCTGTACGGCGACGCGATGAGCGTCGATCCAACTACACCCGCCTGCGCCAGGGAGATTCTGAGATGA
- a CDS encoding pyridoxal phosphate-dependent aminotransferase — MVDAFCRSVVDGATRYTPNAGIEPLRIACAEKLQTYNQIAADADQVLITVGAIQGLLSAAIVLVEQGDEILTPNPGWPNYHQLIAMAGARPVAYDLEVRNRFQPDPDQIASLVTSRTKMIILNSPSNPLGTVIDPGIIDEILAIAEHRGIWVLSDECYDQISFDGVPVSPASRPAGPERTITVHSFSKTYAMTGFRLGYLNGPRKVVSLLTKLQESMVACVNAPTQHAGIEALTGPQACVEQMVGEYKSRRDLAVGHAQQLGLEPYTPAGAFYLWLELPGLIDSQAFANELLTRYRVAVAPGSTFGEPDGAAIRISLAAGNDDITVGLDAIGNLMNKLPAT; from the coding sequence ATTGTTGACGCGTTTTGTCGCTCGGTTGTCGACGGAGCCACGCGCTACACACCCAACGCCGGCATCGAACCGCTCAGGATCGCGTGCGCCGAAAAGTTGCAGACATACAACCAGATCGCCGCCGACGCAGATCAGGTGCTAATAACCGTGGGCGCTATCCAGGGGTTACTCAGCGCCGCGATCGTCTTGGTCGAGCAAGGTGACGAAATACTCACACCAAACCCCGGGTGGCCTAACTACCACCAATTGATCGCCATGGCCGGCGCTCGACCCGTCGCATACGATCTAGAGGTTCGAAATAGATTCCAACCCGACCCGGACCAGATAGCCTCCCTCGTAACGAGTCGAACGAAAATGATCATCCTCAACTCGCCGTCGAACCCACTAGGCACTGTGATCGACCCTGGAATCATCGACGAGATTCTCGCAATCGCCGAGCACCGCGGCATCTGGGTTCTTTCGGACGAATGTTACGACCAGATCTCGTTCGACGGCGTGCCAGTAAGTCCGGCGTCAAGACCCGCAGGACCAGAACGAACCATCACCGTGCATAGCTTCTCAAAAACGTACGCGATGACGGGGTTTCGACTTGGATACCTGAATGGTCCGCGCAAAGTGGTGTCACTCCTGACGAAACTTCAGGAGTCCATGGTGGCATGTGTGAACGCTCCGACGCAGCACGCCGGCATCGAGGCGCTCACCGGACCTCAGGCCTGCGTCGAACAGATGGTCGGCGAGTACAAGTCTCGACGAGACCTCGCGGTAGGGCATGCACAACAACTCGGGCTCGAGCCGTATACGCCGGCTGGAGCCTTCTACCTATGGCTTGAACTGCCCGGACTCATAGACAGCCAGGCATTCGCCAACGAGCTGCTTACCCGATACCGTGTGGCCGTCGCACCGGGTTCGACTTTCGGAGAACCCGATGGCGCCGCAATCCGAATCTCACTCGCAGCCGGCAACGACGATATCACTGTCGGCCTAGACGCAATTGGCAACCTGATGAACAAGCTGCCAGCCACCTAG
- a CDS encoding SDR family oxidoreductase yields the protein MNEEMYLAGRTALVTASSRNLGAAIVKALAGVGADVIVTYNKSRDSAEALLRELPAANHATVFADTSHGGGIESMVAEAIGAAYGTIDIVVNNSGPFSMTPFVELDPSEWDRIWNANVKAAYLTAKLLAPGMGSWGRIVNVSAGSAYVRNHSVYSLAKSSLVTLTELLAIELAPNVTVNCVAPGQIVESAADMAEFDPSFADRAITATPLGRLVRRDEVAGIVAELCGPRFDAVTGVTIPIDGGWRLNTF from the coding sequence ATGAATGAAGAGATGTACCTGGCAGGGCGTACCGCACTGGTCACTGCCTCGTCACGCAATCTAGGCGCAGCCATCGTGAAGGCTCTTGCGGGGGTCGGTGCCGACGTCATTGTCACTTACAACAAATCCAGAGACAGTGCGGAAGCCCTACTCCGCGAGCTCCCGGCGGCGAACCATGCAACCGTGTTCGCTGACACGTCCCACGGCGGGGGTATCGAATCGATGGTGGCGGAAGCCATTGGTGCTGCGTATGGCACGATAGATATCGTCGTGAACAACTCGGGACCCTTCTCGATGACACCGTTCGTCGAACTGGATCCGTCCGAGTGGGATCGCATCTGGAACGCCAACGTCAAGGCTGCTTACCTGACAGCCAAGCTGCTCGCACCCGGGATGGGTAGCTGGGGTCGAATCGTGAACGTTTCGGCAGGCTCCGCGTACGTCCGAAATCACTCGGTCTATTCGCTCGCTAAGAGCTCTCTTGTCACGTTGACCGAGCTGCTCGCCATTGAACTCGCGCCGAATGTGACCGTGAACTGCGTAGCCCCGGGCCAGATCGTCGAGTCAGCTGCTGACATGGCGGAATTCGATCCGTCATTTGCGGATCGTGCGATCACCGCGACCCCGCTTGGTCGTCTTGTGAGGCGCGATGAGGTTGCGGGCATCGTTGCTGAATTGTGCGGCCCACGGTTCGATGCGGTGACAGGGGTGACGATTCCGATTGACGGGGGCTGGCGGTTGAACACCTTCTAG
- a CDS encoding hydantoinase/oxoprolinase family protein has protein sequence MRVGVDVGGTNTDAVVMEDRRVLGTVKTPTTPDVTTGIVSALRSLIDDGVLVPSQVSGIMIGTTHFTNAVVEAKHLAATAAVRIGLPATTAVLPLVDWPDRLRRAIGNHVYLCHGGHEFDGRPSGPLNYEELKRVAADAASKGIRSMAITAVFSPVNGEVEVEAAAVIRSEVPDMVVSLSQKIGRIGLLERENATIINACLRPLAGRIVDAFQVAISKLAIDAPLYISQNDGTLMDAEFAKHYPVATFASGPTNSMRGAAFLSELTDAAVVDVGGTTADIGMLVNGFPREASVTVHIGGVRTNFRMPDVLSLGIGGGSVVRGGTDDLTIGPDSVGYELSSRALVFGGDTLTATDVAVAAGMVDIGDASLVKSLDRDYVRAAVDSIQRAVSDGVDRMKTSAEPVPVIVVGGGGVLVTDEIAGTSGVVRPEHFSVANAIGAAIAQVGGETDRIFSLSDIRHEEAVEQAKAQARERAIDAGADPSSVRIVEVEEVPLAYLPSNAVRVRVKAVGDLRV, from the coding sequence GTGCGAGTAGGGGTTGACGTAGGCGGCACGAACACTGATGCGGTTGTAATGGAGGACCGCAGAGTTCTTGGAACCGTCAAGACGCCGACGACACCGGATGTGACGACAGGAATCGTGTCAGCACTGCGGTCCCTGATCGACGATGGGGTCCTGGTGCCATCCCAAGTGTCGGGCATCATGATCGGGACGACCCACTTTACGAACGCAGTTGTTGAAGCCAAGCATTTGGCAGCAACTGCGGCCGTGCGCATCGGCCTGCCAGCGACGACGGCCGTACTGCCGCTCGTCGACTGGCCGGACCGGCTGCGACGTGCGATTGGAAACCATGTCTATTTGTGCCACGGTGGACACGAGTTTGACGGTCGCCCGAGCGGCCCGCTCAATTATGAGGAGCTGAAGCGTGTCGCTGCCGACGCAGCATCCAAGGGGATTCGCTCGATGGCCATCACCGCTGTGTTTTCACCGGTCAACGGTGAGGTCGAGGTCGAAGCTGCCGCGGTGATTCGGTCCGAGGTTCCCGACATGGTCGTGAGTCTGTCCCAAAAGATCGGCCGAATCGGTCTTCTTGAGAGAGAGAACGCCACGATCATCAACGCCTGTTTGCGCCCTTTAGCTGGCCGCATCGTGGACGCTTTCCAGGTCGCAATCTCCAAGCTCGCGATTGACGCTCCGCTCTATATCAGCCAGAACGACGGCACATTGATGGACGCTGAATTCGCGAAGCACTACCCGGTAGCCACGTTTGCGTCGGGTCCGACGAACTCTATGCGTGGTGCTGCGTTCCTCAGCGAACTCACTGACGCAGCTGTGGTGGATGTTGGCGGAACCACAGCCGACATCGGAATGTTGGTCAACGGGTTCCCCCGGGAGGCATCCGTCACCGTACATATTGGCGGGGTACGAACCAATTTTCGGATGCCAGACGTACTTTCCCTAGGAATCGGTGGTGGGAGCGTTGTGCGCGGCGGTACGGACGATCTCACCATCGGTCCCGATAGCGTCGGATACGAGCTTTCTTCACGAGCCTTGGTGTTCGGCGGTGACACCTTGACGGCCACCGATGTGGCCGTCGCAGCCGGAATGGTCGACATTGGCGACGCCAGCCTTGTAAAGAGCCTCGATCGAGACTATGTAAGAGCTGCCGTTGATAGCATCCAGCGCGCCGTGTCTGATGGTGTGGATCGGATGAAGACGTCTGCGGAACCAGTCCCTGTGATCGTTGTCGGAGGCGGTGGAGTACTAGTCACGGACGAGATCGCCGGGACTTCGGGTGTGGTCCGTCCCGAACACTTTTCGGTGGCCAACGCAATCGGTGCGGCTATTGCCCAAGTCGGGGGTGAGACAGACCGCATCTTTTCGTTGTCGGACATTCGCCATGAGGAGGCGGTTGAACAAGCCAAGGCGCAAGCTCGTGAACGGGCTATTGATGCCGGTGCCGACCCATCTTCTGTCAGGATCGTTGAGGTAGAGGAGGTCCCCCTGGCGTATCTTCCAAGCAACGCAGTGCGCGTCAGGGTCAAGGCTGTTGGTGACCTCCGCGTTTGA
- a CDS encoding xanthine dehydrogenase family protein — protein MTVTVGSRAPRSDGEAKVLGNAVFGVDFSIPGMAHARLLRSPVPAGALVSVDTKTALAMEGVIDIVTAADVPNARSGIVLFDMPLFADEYVSYEGEPLAAVVAETAVLAEAAVRKIEFEIDQQDAVATPEQALDPDSRLVHPGWAAFASKDGVEWPRSGNLVSEVVADPGEVEAAFEIADTIVEGTYRTPRQYQAYLEPKMALATFEAGRYTIHVSHQFPFNIRDRVAQILGVAKSSVRVIGHHIGGAFGAKLDVGLEPYAAVLAQRTGRPIKMVNNRQEDLLTAPCRENAVVKIRSALDKDGKILAQDIDVLIDSGAYAIDAPYLTSIPLFMFGSVYRAGAVRIVARSVYTNTAPTGAFRGVSGTYLVFALERHMDEIANELGVDRREYRLSVLAADGDRMVNGQILDDASILREAFDAIEERVPWEELGQGPYRGVGIAAAVWLTNPMPGQAVVKLNEDGTLGVITAATDNGSGAVTMAIRQIAAEGLGLDADQVVVTMPDTDVAAYDAGSQGSRTTHVVGRAVLNATAQVKKMIVKTAADMLEAAEEDVVVEAGFVHVRGVPSSKLSLADVATQATFTSGPIAASGSYRAPTPAYNPSCATGMMLPVWPMPTYHVHVAEVEIDPVTGKVSVLRYIVAQEVGKVINPVGVEGQVQGGVAQGLGYALWERLQIHGGKYLQRSLETYGLPLAVDVPDVEILLLEHATSGGPYGAKGVAEPPIVPVAGAIANAVSDAIGRPIDEIPITPEAVLDALDG, from the coding sequence ATGACTGTGACGGTCGGTTCCCGTGCTCCGCGAAGTGACGGAGAGGCGAAAGTGCTCGGCAACGCTGTATTTGGCGTCGATTTCAGCATCCCCGGTATGGCACATGCGCGTCTCCTCCGTTCGCCCGTGCCCGCAGGTGCGCTCGTTTCGGTAGACACCAAGACTGCGTTGGCGATGGAGGGTGTCATCGACATAGTTACTGCTGCTGACGTGCCAAACGCCCGCAGTGGCATAGTCTTGTTCGATATGCCCCTGTTTGCTGATGAGTATGTTTCGTATGAGGGGGAGCCGCTGGCAGCGGTGGTCGCCGAGACAGCGGTACTCGCTGAGGCGGCGGTTAGGAAGATCGAGTTCGAAATCGATCAGCAAGACGCGGTCGCGACGCCGGAGCAGGCGTTGGATCCGGATTCGCGACTTGTTCATCCTGGTTGGGCGGCATTTGCTAGCAAGGATGGGGTCGAGTGGCCGCGTTCTGGGAACTTGGTGAGTGAGGTAGTAGCTGATCCCGGTGAAGTGGAGGCCGCATTCGAGATTGCGGATACCATTGTGGAGGGAACCTACCGTACTCCGAGACAGTATCAGGCCTATCTCGAACCGAAGATGGCGCTTGCCACGTTCGAAGCCGGCCGTTATACCATCCACGTCTCGCACCAGTTCCCGTTCAACATCCGCGATCGAGTTGCGCAGATACTTGGGGTCGCGAAGTCGTCGGTGCGCGTCATTGGTCACCATATTGGAGGCGCCTTTGGTGCCAAGCTCGATGTCGGGCTGGAGCCATATGCTGCGGTACTTGCCCAGCGTACCGGTCGGCCGATCAAGATGGTTAACAACCGCCAGGAGGACCTCCTGACCGCACCGTGCCGTGAGAACGCGGTGGTCAAGATCCGGTCAGCTCTGGACAAAGATGGCAAGATCCTGGCCCAAGACATTGATGTCCTGATAGACAGCGGTGCGTACGCGATTGATGCTCCGTACCTGACGAGCATCCCGCTGTTCATGTTCGGCTCGGTCTACAGGGCCGGAGCCGTGCGGATCGTGGCCCGATCCGTGTACACCAACACAGCTCCGACTGGGGCTTTTCGTGGCGTGAGTGGTACGTACCTGGTTTTTGCACTCGAGAGGCATATGGACGAGATTGCCAACGAGCTCGGTGTTGACCGTCGCGAATACCGGCTCAGCGTCTTGGCGGCCGATGGTGATCGGATGGTCAATGGTCAGATCCTGGATGATGCATCGATTCTCCGGGAGGCCTTCGATGCGATCGAGGAGCGAGTTCCGTGGGAAGAACTCGGACAGGGTCCTTACCGCGGGGTCGGGATCGCGGCCGCGGTGTGGCTTACCAATCCCATGCCGGGTCAGGCAGTGGTCAAGCTCAACGAGGATGGCACGTTGGGGGTTATCACGGCGGCGACGGACAACGGATCGGGCGCTGTAACTATGGCGATACGCCAGATAGCGGCCGAAGGCCTCGGCCTGGATGCGGACCAGGTTGTCGTCACGATGCCTGACACGGATGTTGCAGCGTACGACGCCGGATCTCAGGGAAGTCGCACCACGCACGTCGTTGGTCGGGCGGTGTTGAACGCAACGGCCCAGGTCAAGAAGATGATTGTGAAGACAGCCGCAGACATGCTTGAGGCGGCCGAAGAGGATGTCGTGGTCGAAGCCGGCTTTGTCCACGTCAGGGGCGTCCCGTCATCAAAGCTTTCTCTTGCTGACGTGGCCACCCAGGCGACATTCACAAGTGGCCCGATCGCTGCCAGCGGCTCGTACCGAGCACCGACGCCGGCGTACAATCCGTCTTGCGCCACCGGCATGATGCTGCCGGTCTGGCCAATGCCGACGTATCACGTTCACGTCGCCGAGGTCGAGATCGACCCGGTGACAGGGAAGGTTTCTGTCCTGAGGTATATCGTGGCTCAAGAGGTCGGCAAGGTTATCAACCCAGTGGGCGTGGAGGGTCAGGTCCAGGGTGGTGTAGCGCAGGGTTTAGGCTATGCGCTCTGGGAACGACTCCAAATCCATGGTGGCAAGTACCTGCAACGGTCCCTGGAAACTTACGGACTACCTTTGGCTGTCGACGTGCCGGACGTTGAAATCTTACTGCTCGAGCACGCCACCTCGGGTGGGCCGTACGGGGCGAAGGGGGTTGCAGAACCGCCGATCGTGCCGGTTGCCGGAGCGATAGCCAACGCGGTTTCAGATGCAATAGGAAGACCGATCGATGAGATCCCCATCACTCCCGAAGCGGTACTTGATGCCCTTGATGGATAG
- a CDS encoding (2Fe-2S)-binding protein, whose amino-acid sequence MNTDSNVFVAFRLNGVDCALDVAPGETLLFTLRDRLNLTGTKEGCVEGECGACTVVVDGRPLDSCLLATATLEGRAVTTIEGLSQGGTLSTLQQEFVAHGAVQCGFCIPGFLMVLTALLEENPMPDRSEVTDALSGNICRCTGYRQIVDAVLAAAVAPENA is encoded by the coding sequence ATGAACACAGACAGCAACGTCTTTGTCGCCTTCCGCCTCAACGGCGTTGATTGTGCGCTCGATGTCGCTCCGGGCGAGACTCTCCTGTTTACGTTGCGTGATCGACTCAATCTGACCGGGACGAAGGAGGGATGTGTAGAGGGTGAGTGCGGCGCTTGTACTGTTGTTGTGGACGGCAGACCGCTGGACTCCTGTCTTCTCGCTACCGCCACACTCGAGGGTCGTGCTGTCACTACGATCGAGGGTCTTTCGCAGGGCGGTACGCTCAGCACTCTCCAGCAAGAGTTCGTGGCACACGGTGCTGTGCAGTGTGGCTTTTGCATACCAGGTTTCCTAATGGTTCTCACCGCGTTGCTCGAAGAGAACCCCATGCCGGACCGGTCGGAAGTCACGGACGCTCTCTCGGGCAACATCTGTCGATGCACCGGGTACCGTCAGATTGTTGACGCCGTATTGGCAGCCGCCGTGGCGCCCGAGAACGCATGA
- a CDS encoding FAD binding domain-containing protein, translated as MDFLRSEDLDQALNHLAEWGDSACVLAGGTDVMPQFLGGELTPGAFVHIEGIEQLATFSCDERTKLGPLVTHRTLGTDPFLQTALPALAGAARSVGGWQTQAAGTIGGNICNASPAADAAPPLLVADAFVTLSSRRGKRRVAMVDFFLDRRKTALDPDELLIEIDLEPLPSDAGEVYIKLGRRGAMEVALVGIAVRLGFTSDGSVASARVALSSVGPTPMRVPDAEAVLIGSRLDAAALDAAGEALRSASSPIDDARASASYRTRTLRGLLERAAVQCRQAALL; from the coding sequence ATGGATTTTCTCCGGTCCGAGGACCTGGATCAAGCGTTGAACCATCTGGCTGAGTGGGGCGACAGCGCATGCGTTCTGGCTGGCGGCACCGATGTTATGCCGCAGTTTCTAGGCGGCGAGCTCACCCCCGGGGCCTTTGTCCATATCGAGGGAATCGAGCAACTTGCGACGTTTTCGTGCGATGAACGTACGAAACTTGGTCCACTGGTGACCCACCGGACTCTCGGCACCGACCCGTTCCTCCAAACAGCGCTCCCTGCGCTGGCTGGTGCCGCACGCTCGGTCGGCGGATGGCAGACTCAGGCCGCCGGGACAATAGGTGGCAACATCTGCAACGCCTCTCCGGCTGCGGACGCGGCTCCTCCGCTGTTGGTGGCCGACGCATTCGTCACGTTGTCATCTCGTCGGGGGAAGCGGCGGGTAGCGATGGTTGATTTCTTCCTTGACCGTCGTAAGACAGCACTCGATCCGGACGAGCTGTTGATCGAAATCGATCTTGAGCCGCTCCCCTCGGATGCGGGCGAGGTATACATCAAGCTCGGGCGTCGAGGCGCCATGGAGGTGGCCCTCGTAGGTATCGCGGTCAGGCTCGGCTTCACATCGGACGGTTCAGTCGCATCGGCTCGGGTTGCCCTTTCTTCCGTCGGGCCGACGCCGATGCGGGTGCCGGACGCCGAGGCTGTGCTGATCGGCTCGCGTCTGGATGCGGCGGCGCTCGATGCCGCTGGCGAGGCACTCCGATCGGCGTCTTCGCCCATCGATGACGCTCGGGCATCCGCTTCGTACCGGACACGCACGCTTCGAGGCCTCCTTGAAAGAGCTGCAGTGCAGTGCCGACAGGCAGCACTCCTATGA